The Neobacillus sp. PS3-34 genome has a window encoding:
- a CDS encoding DUF1048 domain-containing protein, which produces MMEMFKKMIGDKKEYKMMMARVEALPEDYQYVFKKIQNYMWKFTAGNGMDMLHIQYELIDLFEAGAAEGRQVLEITGDDVATFADELVANAKTYVAKYREDLNQSIMKRLGKK; this is translated from the coding sequence ATGATGGAAATGTTCAAAAAAATGATTGGTGATAAAAAAGAATACAAGATGATGATGGCAAGGGTTGAAGCCCTGCCAGAGGACTACCAGTATGTATTTAAGAAAATACAAAACTACATGTGGAAATTCACAGCAGGCAACGGGATGGATATGCTGCACATACAGTATGAATTAATTGATTTGTTTGAAGCCGGTGCGGCGGAAGGCAGACAAGTGCTGGAAATCACTGGGGACGATGTGGCGACCTTTGCCGACGAACTAGTGGCAAACGCTAAAACCTATGTTGCCAAGTATCGTGAAGATTTGAATCAGAGTATCATGAAGCGATTGGGAAAAAAATAA